The Pelagicoccus enzymogenes DNA segment TTCGGTGCGGAGGAGGCCAACGCCTTCTGCTCCGGAATCGATGACGGAAGCGGCTTCGGCGGTTTGGCCGATGTTGGCAACGACTTCGACGCGGTGGCCGTCCTGAAGGATGGCGGGCTCGAAGCGTTGGTCCCAGTCTTGGTTGCGCTGGATGCTGACTTCCTGGATAGCGGCTTGGGCGGATTTGAGATCGCCCTCGCTCGGGCTGAGGATGACGCGGCTGCCGGAGGCGTCGAGAATGACGGTTTCGCCGATGGGGATGCGGTTGCTATTGCCTCCCATGGCGACGAGCATGGGGATGCCGAGGGAGCGGGCGACGATGGCGGCGTGGGCGTTGGGCGAGCCGTTTTTGAGGCAGATGCCTTTGATCTTGTCGGCCTTGAGCTGGGCAGCTTGAGAAGGGTCGAGGTCTTCGGCGACGAGGATGACCGGCTCGGTGATTTCCGAGATGGGGTCGACTTCGATGCCGAGGAGGATTTTTTGTACGCGTTGGCCGACGTCGCGCAGGTCGTCGGCTCGCTGGGCGAGGCGCTTGTCTTCTAGGTTGGCGAGCTTGGCGGTTTGGATTTGGATGGTGGTGGTCCAAGCGGTGAGAGCGTCGTCGCCGGCGTCGATGAAAGCGGCGGCTTGCTCGCGTAGTTTTTCGTCGGATACGAGGGAGGCGTGTGCTTCGAAGAGGTCGCGCTGGACGGCGTTGAGGTCGCCTTCGGTGAGGGCGAGAAGTTGTTTCCTCGCTACGGTGATGGCGCTCTGCAGGGCGGCGGTCTCGGCGGCGGTGTCGCCGCCGGCGCGTTTGCGGTTGGCGAGATCGACGGGGCTCCACTTCCATGCGGTTGCGATGGCGAGGCCGGGCGCGGCCATAGTGCCGGAGAGGGCTTGGGTGGACTCGAGTTCGCCGGTCCACTGCTTGCCTGAGTGGGCTGCGACGTTTTCTTCCTCTTGTGGCTCGTTGTTGATCTCTTCGAGCAGGGCGGCGAGGTTGGAGAGGGTGTCGGTTTCGTTGTCGCCTTCGACGCGGATGCGGACGGAGTCGCCGGCTGCGATGCCGAGGGAAAGGATGCGGGAAGGGCTGTCGGCTTCGATCTCGCGGCTTTTGACGACGAGAGTTACTTTGCCGTCGTAGGCTTGGACGGCGCGGGCGAATTTGCCGGCGGGTCGGAGGTGGAAGCCGCGCGGATTGCTGAAGGGGAGTTCGATTTCGCTACCGAGGAAATGGGAGGAGGCGGCTGGGGCGTCCGCTGCAGTTGCGACGTTGCCTGAAATTGCTTCGATAATTTCGGAGGGGTCGTTGGTTTGGGCGAGTCGCTGGGCGAGGGCTGTGTCGCTAACGATTCCGGTGAGGCTGCGAAGCAGGCCGATATGCTCGTCGGACTTGGCGGCGATGCCGAAGACGAGGTGGGCTTTTTGCCCGTCTTGCCAGGCGACGCCTTGGGGGATTTGGAGAATGGAGACGCGGGTGTTCTTGATGTGCTTGGCGTCTTGGGGGCGACCGTGTGGGATGGAGACGCCGTTGCCGAGGTAGGTGGTGGCG contains these protein-coding regions:
- the ptsP gene encoding phosphoenolpyruvate--protein phosphotransferase is translated as MITMTPSDVRLGATLNSKEDAIRAAADILVQSDSIDPEYVDSMLARELTATTYLGNGVSIPHGRPQDAKHIKNTRVSILQIPQGVAWQDGQKAHLVFGIAAKSDEHIGLLRSLTGIVSDTALAQRLAQTNDPSEIIEAISGNVATAADAPAASSHFLGSEIELPFSNPRGFHLRPAGKFARAVQAYDGKVTLVVKSREIEADSPSRILSLGIAAGDSVRIRVEGDNETDTLSNLAALLEEINNEPQEEENVAAHSGKQWTGELESTQALSGTMAAPGLAIATAWKWSPVDLANRKRAGGDTAAETAALQSAITVARKQLLALTEGDLNAVQRDLFEAHASLVSDEKLREQAAAFIDAGDDALTAWTTTIQIQTAKLANLEDKRLAQRADDLRDVGQRVQKILLGIEVDPISEITEPVILVAEDLDPSQAAQLKADKIKGICLKNGSPNAHAAIVARSLGIPMLVAMGGNSNRIPIGETVILDASGSRVILSPSEGDLKSAQAAIQEVSIQRNQDWDQRFEPAILQDGHRVEVVANIGQTAEAASVIDSGAEGVGLLRTEFLFLDRDHAPDEEEQYNELRTMIESLQGLPMIVRTLDIGGDKPVSYLGLSEQDLSFLGLRGFRLSLARPDLATTQLRAIFRAAEHGPIRLMFPMIATPNDFLRAREMAEKVRREVGGQKVELGVMIEVPSAVTMAPELAELADFFSIGTNDLTQYALAVDRTHPLLARRADSLHPVVLRLIRDTVKAAHDKGKWVGVCGGLAADPLGALILTGLGIDELSMPPAIVPQVKALLRHEKLETLSALAEKALHQRDARAVRALRPSH